A single genomic interval of Juglans regia cultivar Chandler chromosome 1, Walnut 2.0, whole genome shotgun sequence harbors:
- the LOC108998622 gene encoding agamous-like MADS-box protein MADS3 isoform X4 gives MGRGRVVLERIENKINRQVTFSKRRNGLLKKAFELSVLCDAEVALIIFSSRGKLFQFGSTEMNKILERYRQCCYSQDTDVVEQGTQTLYREITRLRAKYESLQRSQRHMLGEDLEPLNLKELQNLEKQLDKTLSRARQRKTQIMLDRLEELRQKIEEKGQRVHEAIQGPGNPTTQAPVDCFEQLHTSHTNHAALERPTFHSGT, from the exons atgGGGAGGGGGAGAGTGGTATTGGAGAGAATAGAGAACAAGATCAACCGCCAAGTTACCTTTTCAAAGCGCAGAAATGGTTTGCTTAAGAAAGCCTTCGAGCTCTCCGTACTGTGCGATGCTGAAGTTGCGCTTATCATATTCTCCAGCCGCGGCAAGCTCTTCCAGTTCGGCAGCACTga GATGAACAAAATCCTTGAGCGCTACCGCCAATGTTGTTACTCGCAAGACACTGACGTTGTTGAGCAGGGAACACAG ACCTTATACCGAGAGATCACAAGATTAAGGGCCAAATATGAATCTCTTCAGCGCTCACAAAG gCATATGCTTGGAGAAGATCTCGAACCCCTTAATCTGAAAGAGCTGCAAAACCTTGAGAAACAGCTTGACAAAACTCTCTCGCGTGCTAGGCAACGGAAG ACACAGATAATGTTAGATCGATTAGAAGAACTACGGCAAAAG ATCGAGGAAAAGGGTCAACGTGTTCATGAAGCCATTCAAGGCCCAGGAAATCCTACCACACAAGCTCCTGTCGACTGTTTCGAGCAGTTGCACACTTCACATACCAATCACGCAGCATTAGAACGACCCACCTTTCATTCGGg TACTTGA
- the LOC108998622 gene encoding agamous-like MADS-box protein MADS3 isoform X2, whose translation MGRGRVVLERIENKINRQVTFSKRRNGLLKKAFELSVLCDAEVALIIFSSRGKLFQFGSTEMNKILERYRQCCYSQDTDVVEQGTQTLYREITRLRAKYESLQRSQRHMLGEDLEPLNLKELQNLEKQLDKTLSRARQRKTQIMLDRLEELRQKIEEKGQRVHEAIQGPGNPTTQAPVDCFEQLHTSHTNHAALERPTFHSGYHQSAVLDPQEAAMETRTFTGGTSRYQAWFL comes from the exons atgGGGAGGGGGAGAGTGGTATTGGAGAGAATAGAGAACAAGATCAACCGCCAAGTTACCTTTTCAAAGCGCAGAAATGGTTTGCTTAAGAAAGCCTTCGAGCTCTCCGTACTGTGCGATGCTGAAGTTGCGCTTATCATATTCTCCAGCCGCGGCAAGCTCTTCCAGTTCGGCAGCACTga GATGAACAAAATCCTTGAGCGCTACCGCCAATGTTGTTACTCGCAAGACACTGACGTTGTTGAGCAGGGAACACAG ACCTTATACCGAGAGATCACAAGATTAAGGGCCAAATATGAATCTCTTCAGCGCTCACAAAG gCATATGCTTGGAGAAGATCTCGAACCCCTTAATCTGAAAGAGCTGCAAAACCTTGAGAAACAGCTTGACAAAACTCTCTCGCGTGCTAGGCAACGGAAG ACACAGATAATGTTAGATCGATTAGAAGAACTACGGCAAAAG ATCGAGGAAAAGGGTCAACGTGTTCATGAAGCCATTCAAGGCCCAGGAAATCCTACCACACAAGCTCCTGTCGACTGTTTCGAGCAGTTGCACACTTCACATACCAATCACGCAGCATTAGAACGACCCACCTTTCATTCGGg GTACCATCAATCTGCAGTACTTGATCCCCAAGAAGCAGCAATGGAAACAAGGACCTTCACGGGTGGGACTAGCCGCTATCAGGCTTGGTTTCTTTGA
- the LOC108998622 gene encoding agamous-like MADS-box protein MADS3 isoform X1: MGRGRVVLERIENKINRQVTFSKRRNGLLKKAFELSVLCDAEVALIIFSSRGKLFQFGSTEMNKILERYRQCCYSQDTDVVEQGTQTLYREITRLRAKYESLQRSQRHMLGEDLEPLNLKELQNLEKQLDKTLSRARQRKTQIMLDRLEELRQKERCLGEMNKQLKSKIEEKGQRVHEAIQGPGNPTTQAPVDCFEQLHTSHTNHAALERPTFHSGYHQSAVLDPQEAAMETRTFTGGTSRYQAWFL; encoded by the exons atgGGGAGGGGGAGAGTGGTATTGGAGAGAATAGAGAACAAGATCAACCGCCAAGTTACCTTTTCAAAGCGCAGAAATGGTTTGCTTAAGAAAGCCTTCGAGCTCTCCGTACTGTGCGATGCTGAAGTTGCGCTTATCATATTCTCCAGCCGCGGCAAGCTCTTCCAGTTCGGCAGCACTga GATGAACAAAATCCTTGAGCGCTACCGCCAATGTTGTTACTCGCAAGACACTGACGTTGTTGAGCAGGGAACACAG ACCTTATACCGAGAGATCACAAGATTAAGGGCCAAATATGAATCTCTTCAGCGCTCACAAAG gCATATGCTTGGAGAAGATCTCGAACCCCTTAATCTGAAAGAGCTGCAAAACCTTGAGAAACAGCTTGACAAAACTCTCTCGCGTGCTAGGCAACGGAAG ACACAGATAATGTTAGATCGATTAGAAGAACTACGGCAAAAG GAGCGCTGTCTTGGAGAAATGAACAAACAGCTCAAGTCTAAG ATCGAGGAAAAGGGTCAACGTGTTCATGAAGCCATTCAAGGCCCAGGAAATCCTACCACACAAGCTCCTGTCGACTGTTTCGAGCAGTTGCACACTTCACATACCAATCACGCAGCATTAGAACGACCCACCTTTCATTCGGg GTACCATCAATCTGCAGTACTTGATCCCCAAGAAGCAGCAATGGAAACAAGGACCTTCACGGGTGGGACTAGCCGCTATCAGGCTTGGTTTCTTTGA
- the LOC108998622 gene encoding agamous-like MADS-box protein MADS3 isoform X3, translating to MGRGRVVLERIENKINRQVTFSKRRNGLLKKAFELSVLCDAEVALIIFSSRGKLFQFGSTEMNKILERYRQCCYSQDTDVVEQGTQTLYREITRLRAKYESLQRSQRHMLGEDLEPLNLKELQNLEKQLDKTLSRARQRKTQIMLDRLEELRQKERCLGEMNKQLKSKIEEKGQRVHEAIQGPGNPTTQAPVDCFEQLHTSHTNHAALERPTFHSGT from the exons atgGGGAGGGGGAGAGTGGTATTGGAGAGAATAGAGAACAAGATCAACCGCCAAGTTACCTTTTCAAAGCGCAGAAATGGTTTGCTTAAGAAAGCCTTCGAGCTCTCCGTACTGTGCGATGCTGAAGTTGCGCTTATCATATTCTCCAGCCGCGGCAAGCTCTTCCAGTTCGGCAGCACTga GATGAACAAAATCCTTGAGCGCTACCGCCAATGTTGTTACTCGCAAGACACTGACGTTGTTGAGCAGGGAACACAG ACCTTATACCGAGAGATCACAAGATTAAGGGCCAAATATGAATCTCTTCAGCGCTCACAAAG gCATATGCTTGGAGAAGATCTCGAACCCCTTAATCTGAAAGAGCTGCAAAACCTTGAGAAACAGCTTGACAAAACTCTCTCGCGTGCTAGGCAACGGAAG ACACAGATAATGTTAGATCGATTAGAAGAACTACGGCAAAAG GAGCGCTGTCTTGGAGAAATGAACAAACAGCTCAAGTCTAAG ATCGAGGAAAAGGGTCAACGTGTTCATGAAGCCATTCAAGGCCCAGGAAATCCTACCACACAAGCTCCTGTCGACTGTTTCGAGCAGTTGCACACTTCACATACCAATCACGCAGCATTAGAACGACCCACCTTTCATTCGGg TACTTGA
- the LOC108998652 gene encoding probable fructokinase-7 codes for MATNPTPGGSEDLPSDTQGTRDNNSLVVCFGEMLIDFVPTVGGVSLAEAPAFKKAPGGAPANVAVGISRLGGSSAFIGKVGDDEFGYMLADILKQNNVDNSGVRFDHNARTALSFVTLRADGEREFLFFRHPSADMLLHESELDIDLIKQARIFHYGSISLIDEPCRSTHLAAMSIARKSGCILSYDPNLRLPLWPSAEAARKGIMNIWDQADIIKISEEEITFLTGGDDPYDDNVVLKKLFHPNLKLLVVTEGSEGCRYYTKEFRGRVAGVKVKPVDTTGAGDAFVSGILNSLASDLNLIQDEKRLREALAFANACGALTVIERGAIPALPTKEAVLQFLPKVAA; via the exons ATGGCTACGAATCCAACTCCAG GTGGTTCTGAAGATCTTCCCTCAGATACACAGGGGACTCGGGATAACAATTCACTGGTTGTTTGCTTTGGGGAAATGTTGATTGACTTTGTACCAACAGTTGGTGGAGTTTCACTTGCTGAAGCACCCGCTTTCAAGAAAGCTCCCGGTGGTGCTCCTGCTAATGTGGCTGTTGGCATTTCCAGATTGGGTGGTTCATCAGCTTTTATAGGCAAG GTAGGTGACGATGAGTTTGGGTATATGTTGGCtgacattttaaaacaaaacaatgttGACAATTCAGGCGTGAGGTTCGACCACAATGCAAGAACTGCACTGTCTTTTGTTACACTCCGAGCTGATGGTGAACGTGAATTCTTATTTTTCCGTCATCCAAGTGCTGATATGCTTCTTCATGAATCAGAACTTGATATAGACCTTATTAAGCAG GCAAGGATCTTCCATTATGGTTCAATTAGTTTGATTGATGAACCATGCAGATCAACCCATCTTGCTGCGATGAGCATTGCCAGAAAGTCTGGTTGCATCCTCTCCTATGATCCAAACTTGAGACTGCCATTATGGCCATCAGCAGAGGCTGCTCGGAAGGGCATAATGAATATATGGGACCAGGCAGATATTATTAAG ATAAGTGAGGAAGAAATTACATTTCTGACTGGTGGTGATGACCCTTATGATGATAATGTGGTGTTAAAGAAGCTTTTCCATCCAAATCTTAAGCTTTTGGTTGTAACTGAAGGGTCAGAGGGTTGCAGATATTACACTAAG GAATTCAGGGGCAGGGTTGCTGGTGTTAAAGTTAAACCTGTTGACACAACCGGTGCTGGAGATGCATTTGTCAGTGGCATTCTGAACAGCTTAGCTTCTGACCTAAATCTTATCCAG gatGAGAAGCGATTACGAGAAGCTCTAGCTTTTGCCAATGCCTGTGGGGCCCTCACGGTGATAGAGAGGGGAGCCATTCCTGCCCTACCCACAAAAGAAGCAGTTCTCCAATTCTTGCCGAAGGTTGCTGCATGA
- the LOC108998659 gene encoding uncharacterized protein LOC108998659, translating to MAINPSLRPEIGPDGLAREAPVIAYTEKIIEEEQLQLKKYIEENYSKIRDVERELANLNLEMKLTAGPKKAALEHLRKKIEISTERVRVAKLKEDQARKVWEEASKAVQDEEAIKQKLCEDLSQLVQESSSIQFSRLEELKRRLEALNPSRASTSVPLDGKPAGPPQNSAVANAAVPQTTEPGAGGNVAVSNGQNQQPSVEGEGRGKKKTQFQGRGKGIGAVPKGRGPPAPGWTGAGFDVDGSRA from the exons ATGGCTATCAATCCTTCTCTCCGACCCGAAATCGGACCGGATGGCCTCGCTCGTGAAGCCCCCGTCATTGCCTACACCGAAAAg ATAATTGAGGAAGAGCAGCTTCAATTAAAGAA GTacattgaagaaaattattctaaaattcGTGATGTGGAAAGAGAGCTAGCAAATCTTAACTTGGAGATGAAACTCACTGCTGGGCCCAAAAAAGCAG CGCTTGAAcacttgagaaagaaaatagaaatctCAACAGAGAGAGTTCGTGTTGCCAAGCTGAAGGAAGACCAAGCACGAAAG GTGTGGGAAGAAGCATCAAAGGCTGTGCAGGATGAGGAAGCAATTAAGCAGAAGCTATGTGAAGACCTTAGCCAGTTG GTTCAAGAAAGCAGTAGCATACAGTTCTCTAGGCTGGAGGAATTAAAACGAAGACTAGAGGCCTTGAACCCAAGTAGAGCATCCACGTCTGTTCCTCTT GATGGGAAACCAGCAGGACCTCCCCAGAATAGCGCAGTCGCAAATGCGGCAGTTCCTCAAACAACAGAACCAGGTGCTGGAGGAAATGTTGCTGTATCGAATGGGCAAAATCAACAGCCTTCTgttgagggagaaggaagaggcaAGAAGAAAACTCAGTTCCAAGGAAGAGGAAAGGGAATTGGGGCTGTGCCTAAGGGTAGAGGACCTCCCGCACCTGGTTGGACTGGTGCTGGGTTTGATGTGGATGGTAGTAGAGCCTAG